The Sylvia atricapilla isolate bSylAtr1 chromosome 3, bSylAtr1.pri, whole genome shotgun sequence genome has a window encoding:
- the DLK2 gene encoding protein delta homolog 2, giving the protein MLKSFCLQLMSLIWILLAHHQLVQGDDCSERCNLAHGCCDQDGKCRCDPGWEGEYCEECVRMPGCLHGTCHQPWQCICHTGWAGKFCDKDIHICEHQSPCQNGAQCIYDRDGEYSCLCPEGFHGKDCEMKTGPCEKAGSPCKNGGQCQDENGFASNFTCRCLAGFVGALCEHDVDDCLMRPCANGATCHDGVNRFSCQCQVGFEGRFCTININDCASQPCKNGAKCYDRINDYDCLCPDRFTGKTCEISIPEPTWSPPYHPANQENAGGVKSTTSETPGVTQPEPIRTVVTGRRMANHSEKEPGGGLLKISVKEVVTQRDSGLSEAQLVTVLVFGVLTAVLVLITVLLMLRNWQRGRQRSNWCQSPSQAARKLQDQECQVGMLNTILIEPRKTTEL; this is encoded by the exons ATGCTCAAGAGCTTCTGTCTCCAGCTCATGTCCTTGATTTGGATCCTCTTGGCCCATCACCAGCTTGTGCAAG GGGATGACTGCAGTGAGCGCTGCAATCTCGCCCACGGCTGCTGTGATCAGGATGGAAAGTGCAG GTGTgatccaggctgggagggggaGTACTGCGAGGAGTGTGTGCGTATGCCAGGCTGTCTTCACGGGACGTGCCACCAGCCTTGGCAGTGCATCTGTCACACTGGCTGGGCTGGCAAGTTCTGTGACAAAG acaTACACATCTGTGAACACCAGTCTCCCTGCCAGAACGGGGCACAGTGCATCTACGATCGAGATGGGGAGTATTCCTGCTTGTGTCCAGAAGGTTTCCATGGGAAGGACTGTGAGATGAAGACAGGGCCATGTGAGAAGGCAGG GTCTCCATGCAAGAACGGTGGGCAATGCCAAGACGAAAATGGCTTTGCCAGTAACTTCACATGCCGGTGTCTCGCTGGGTTTGTGGGGGCACTCTGTGAGCACGATGTGGACGACTGCCTGATGCGCCCCTGTGCCAACGGGGCCACCTGCCACGACGGCGTCAACCGCTTCTCCTGCCAGTGCCAGGTGGGCTTTGAAGGGCGTTTCTGCACCATCAACATCAATGACTGTGCCAGCCAGCCGTGCAAAAACGGGGCAAAGTGCTATGACCGCATCAATGACTATGACTGCTTATGTCCTGACCGCTTCACTGGCAAAACCTGTGAGATCTCCATCCCTGAGCCCACCTGGTCTCCTCCCTACCACCCTGCAAACCAAGAGAATGCTGGAGGTGTGAAAAGCACCACTAGTGAGACGCCGGGGGTGACACAGCCAGAGCCCATCAGGACTGTGGTCACAGGGCGGCGCATGGCCAACCACAGTGAGAAAGAGCCAGGGGGAGGGTTGTTGAAAATCTCTGTGAAGGAGGTGGTGACCCAAAGGGACTCAGGGCTGAGTGAAGCCCAGCTGGTGACAGTGCTGGTGTTTGGGGTGCTGACAGCAGTGCTGGTCCTCATCACTGTCCTGCTAATGCTGAGGAACTGGCAGAGAGGCCGTCAAAGGTCAAACTGGTGCCAAAGCCCTTCTCAGGCTGCAAGAAAGCTTCAAGACCAGGAGTGTCAGGTGGGCATGCTCAACACCATCTTGATTGAGCCAAGAAAGaccacagagctgtga
- the ABCC10 gene encoding ATP-binding cassette sub-family C member 10, protein MENILASLCGTSPEDPLPVWVHGSVGHCFNQLTLNVIPHVILAVVSACFLGTPRSGSGVPCRPSWGWRIATSFIFAGLFLADTIPATISQQELGPVYLEVLANGTAALAWLVHGFTLLMLCRSIHGFTRGPAALALLTLLPLPSFIITLVWYCQSGTAWSPAHPGASSRFAILCLQLASLLAYVVSYLFPTAGRQDFLSINHSWQQDQPISGPGIPVPDQQRVAEDGESWLSRFFYTWMNPLMMRGYQQKLNQPQDVYELPRQLRAARVCDRFYSCWQKKAALHQAEEETVSLTSPIIAGGDGSSDAPDSPHHAQEAVRLLSVLHAAFGLRFYTLGLLKLASSLLGFSGPLLLNLLVNFMESRQEPLSHGVLYALGLFAGSFLGALLRNQFSYEMNKMVLMVRAAVISAIYRKALRVSGTSLARFTVGEIVNFMSTDTNRLVNFCRSFHELWSLPVQLIVTLYLLYQQVGVAFLGGMALALLLVPINKIIADRIMVNNQKMLTHKDTRVKLMTEFLCGIRVIKFYAWEKHFSSRINACRAKELQKLRAVGYLDALCVYMWASLPVVVSIAIFITYVLLGHHLTATKVFTALALVGMLILPLNAFPWVLNAILEAKVSLDRIQKFFELMDQDLEAYYALDSPSDTATAMEMKCGAFSWVPVEESTRVPSSTGSLQLHIENLSVRKGMLLGVVGKVGSGKSSLLAAITGELIKQGGRVYVCDLEQGFGLATQEPWIQFTTVRENILFGREYDARLYEEVLEACALSEDLNILPAGDQTEVGENGVTLSGGQKARIALARAIYQEKELYLLDDPLAAVDADVANHIMRKCIFGVLKHKTRVLCTHRTEFLEKADALLLMDNGRIVKTGTPADILPLVEAFPKFRDTDKGHKDKAPNEQGQEEAIKTEAEEPTQNNNLIHKEEEKKEGAVAFKVYKAYWMAMGSCLAISILFSLFLMQASRNISDWWLSYWISSISQTANTSVMAYSASLPSPELLLFSTSGLVSPIQDLEKTLAPPNGSVDVNFYLIVYGSIAGANSLFTIIRAFLFARGALRAASVIHNRLLQRVLKATVSFFDTTPTGRILNRFSSDLYCVDDSLPFMLNIFLANLYGLLGVLVIMTCGLPWIGLVLLPLAVVYFFIQRYYRFSSRELKRLYSVTLSPIYTHFSETLSGLSTVRAMRATKRFELENQLRLEQNQRCLFASNTVMEWLDIRLQMIGVVVISAVAGIAIIQHQKQLGNPGLVGLALSYALSVTNLLSGLISSFTHTEIMMVSVERTEEYTTDVPMEPQDKLVQVSAEWPSEGLVEFQQVVLAYRAGLPNALDGVSFTVYPGEKLGIVGRTGSGKSTLFLALFRMVEMKSGQILLDGVDSQLVGLEELRSRLAIIPQDPFLFSGSIRENLDPQGKRTDDELREVLEQCHLWEAVTQMGGLDSELGERGKSLSVGQRQLVCLARALLTQAKVLCIDEATASVDQKTDQLLQQTIRQRFADKTVLTIAHRLNTILDSDRVLVMQAGRVAELDSPARLSQKDGSLFQHLLHSRQQ, encoded by the exons ATGGAGAACATCCTGGCTAGTTTATGTGGGACCAGTCCAGAAGATCCACTCCCTGTGTGGGTTCATGGCAGCGTTGGCCATTGCTTTAACCAGCTGACATTAAATGTGATTCCTCATGTGATCCTTGCAGTGGTCAGTGCCTGCTTCCTTGGCACTCCGAG GTCTGGCTCTGGTGTGCCTTGCAGGCCAAGCTGGGGGTGGAGAATCGCTACCTCCTTCATATTTGCTGGCTTGTTCCTTGCTGACACCATCCCGGCCACCatttcccagcaggagctgggccctGTGTACCTGGAAGTGCTGGCCAatggcactgctgccctggcatGGCTGGTGCATGGCTTCACTCTTCTCATGCTCTGCAGGTCCATTCACGGCTTTACCAGgggccctgcagccctggctctccTCACTCTCTTACCCCTACCTTCCTTCATCATCACACTGGTGTGGTACTGCCAGAGTGGGACAGCTTGGTCCCCTGCCCACCCCGGTGCCTCCTCCAGGTTTGCCATTCTCTGTCTGCAGCTGGCCTCTCTGCTTGCCTATGTGGTCAGCTACCTCTTCCCCACTGCTGGGAGGCAAGACTTCCTCTCCATCAATCACTCCTGGCAACAAGACCAGCCCATCTCAGGGCCAGGGATCCCAGTGCCTGACCAGCAGAGAGTGGCAGAAGATGGTGAGAGCTGGCTCTCACGCTTCTTTTACACCTGGATGAACCCCCTTATGATGCGTGGCTACCAGCAGAAGCTGAACCAGCCACAGGATGTCTATGAGCTTCCTCGCCAGCTCCGGGCTGCCAGGGTCTGTGACCGGTTCTACTCATGCTGGCAGAAGAAGGCAGCTCTTCACCAAGCAGAGGAGGAGACAGTGTCTCTTACCAGCCCAATCATTGCTGGAGGTGATGGGAGTAGTGATGCTCCAGACAGCCCACACCATGCCCAGGAGGCTGTGCGTCTCTTGTCAGTCCTTCATGCGGCCTTTGGGCTTCGTTTCTACACCCTTGGACTTCTCAAGCTGGCCAGCAGTCTGCTGGGTTTTTCAGGTCCTCTGCTTCTGAACTTGCTGGTGAACTTCATGGAGTCACGGCAGGAGCCCCTGAGCCATGGGGTTCTGTATGCCCTTGGGCTCTTTGCTGGCTCCTTCCTGGGCGCTCTCTTGCGGAACCAGTTCAGCTATGAGATGAACAAGATGGTGCTGATGGTGCGGGCCGCCGTCATCTCCGCCATCTACCGCAAGGCTCTGCGAGTCAGCGGCACCAGCCTGGCCCGCTTCACCGTGGGGGAAATTGTCAACTTCATGAGCACGGACACCAATAGGTTGGTCAACTTCTGCCGCAGCTTCCACGAGTTGTGGAGCCTGCCTGTCCAGCTCATCGTTACCCTCTACCTCCTGTACCAGCAAGTGGGGGTGGCCTTTCTGGGAGGCAtggccctggcactgctgctcgTGCCCATCAACAAGATCATAGCTGACCGCATTATGGTGAACAACCAGAAGATGCTGACACACAAGGACACAAGAGTCAAG CTAATGACAGAGTTCCTATGCGGCATTCGTGTGATCAAGTTTTATGCCTGGGAGAAGCACTTCAGCTCCAGGATAAATGCCTGCCGGGCTAAAGAGCTGCAGAAGTTACGGGCCGTCGGTTACCTGGATGCTTTGTGCGTGTACATGTGGGCATCACTGCCTGTTGTTGTCTCCATTGCTATCTTCATCACCTATGTCCTGTTGGGTCACCATCTCACTGCCACAAAG GTGTTCACAGCATTGGCCCTTGTTGGGATGCTTATTCTACCCCTCAACGCCTTCCCATGGGTGTTGAATGCGATTTTGGAGGCCAAAGTTTCCCTGGATCGAATCCAGAAATTCTTTGAACTCATGGACCAGGACTTGGAAGCTTATTATGCCCTAG ATAGCCCTTCAGATACTGCTACTGCCATGGAAATGAAATGTGGAGCCTTCTCATGGGTACCAGTTGAGGAAAGCACCAGGGTGCCCTCATCCACAGGCAGTCTGCAACTGCACATCGAGAACCTGTCAGTGAGAAAG GGAATGCTCCTGGGGGTTGTTGGGAAGGTTGGCTCTGGCAAAAGCTCTCTGCTTGCAGCCATCACTGGAGAGCTCATTAA ACAAGGTGGACGAGTGTATGTTTGTGACCTGGAGCAAGGATTTGGCCTGGCCACACAGGAGCCTTGGATACAGTTTACCACTGTCCGTGAAAACATCCTTTTTGGGCGGGAATATGATGCCAGGCTGTATGAGGAAGTGCTGGAGGCCTGTGCCCTCTCTGAGGACCTAAAT attttaccAGCAGGTGACCAGACAGAGGTGGGTGAAAATGGTGTGACACTCAGTGGGGGACAGAAGGCTCGAATAGCCCTTGCCAGAGCCATTTACCAG GAGAAAGAACTTTACCTCCTTGATGATCCCCTGGCTGCTGTTGATGCAGATGTAGCCAACCATATTATGCGGAAATGCATTTTCGGAGTTCTCAAACATAAGACCAGGGTCCTTTGCACTCACAGGACAGAGTTTTTGGAGAAGGCCGATGCCTTGTTGCTGATGGACAATGGCAGGATAGTTAAGACAG GCACACCAGCTGATATCCTGCCACTTGTTGAAGCCTTCCCCAAATTCAGGGATACAGACAAGGGGCATAAGGATAAAG CACCTAATGAACAGGGACAGGAAGAGGCCATAAAGAcagaagcagaagaaccaaCCCAAAATAATAATCTCATCCacaaggaggaagagaagaaagaaggggCAGTGGCTTTTAAGGTGTACAAGGCCTACTGGATGGCAATGGGCAGCTGCTTGGCAATATCAATCCTCTTCTCACTGTTTCTGATGCAAG CATCCAGAAATATCTCGGACTGGTGGCTGTCATACTGGATCTCCAGCATATCCCAGACAGCAAATACCTCTGTGATGGCCTACTCAGCTTCTCTGCCTTCGccagagctgcttctcttcTCTACCTCTGGGCTTGT ttCCCCCATTCAAGATCTGGAGAAGACCCTAGCTCCTCCCAATGGCTCAGTGGATGTGAATTTTTACCTGATAGTTTATGGGAGCATTGCAGGGGCCAACTCTCTCTTCACTATTATTCGAGCGTTCCTCTTTGCCAGAGGCGCTCTCCGTGCTGCCTCTGTCATTCACAACCGACTGCTCCAAAGGGTTCTAAAG GCCACAGTCAGCTTCTTCGACACCACACCAACAGGCCGGATCCTGAACCGCTTCTCCTCAGACCTGTACTGTGTGGATGACAGCCTGCCTTTTATGCTCAACATCTTCCTAGCCAACCTGTATGGGCTCTTGGGCGTGCTGGTGATAATGACCTGTGGCCTCCCTTGGATTGGTCTGGTCTTGCTCCCTCTGGCTGTAGTCTACTTCTTCATTCAGCGCTATTACCGATTCTCATCCCGGGAGCTCAAGCGCCTCTACAGTGTCACCCTGTCTCCCATTTACACCCACTTCTCAGAGACACTCTCGGGACTGAGCACTGTCAGAGCCATGCGGGCAACAAAGAG GTTTGAGTTGGAGAATCAGCTGCGTCTGGAGCAGAACCAGCGCTGCCTCTTTGCCAGCAACACAGTGATGGAGTGGCTGGACATCCGCTTGCAGATGATTGGGGTTGTTGTGATTTCTGCTGTTGCAGGGATTGCCATCATCCAGCACcagaagcagctgggaaatCCAG gacttgtggGCCTGGCACTCTCATATGCCCTGTCTGTCACAAACCTGCTCTCAGGCCTCATTTCCAGTTTCACTCACACAGAGATCATGATGGTGAGTGTGGAGCGGACAGAGGAGTACACCACAGATGTCCCCATGGAGCCCCAGGATAAACTGGTCCAG GTTTCTGCTGAGTGGCCAAGCGAGGGACTTGTGGAGTTCCAGCAGGTGGTCCTGGCATACAGAGCAGGCTTGCCTAATGCACTTGATGGCGTGAGCTTCACTGTTTACCCTGGAGAGAAGCTGGGGATTGTGGGTCGCACAGGATCTGGGAAATCTACCCTTTTCCTGGCCCTTTTCCGTATGGTGGAGATGAAATCAGGCCAGATTCTCCTGGATGGTGTTGACAGCCAGCTGGTGGGCTTGGAGGAGCTGAG ATCTAGGCTGGCCATCATCCCACAGGATCCATTTTTGTTCAGTGGCTCAATCAGAGAAAACCTGGACCCCCAGGGCAAACGAACGGATGATGAGCTCcgtgaggtgctggagcagtgcCACCTGTGGGAGGCTGTTACTCAGATGG GTGGGCTGGACAGCGAgctgggagagaggggaaagagtCTGTCTGTGGGACAGAGGCAGCTGGTGTGTCTGGCCAGAGCCCTCCTGACGCAGGCCAAG gTGCTGTGCATCGATGAGGCCACAGCCAGTGTGGATCAGAAGACagaccagctgctgcagcagaccATCCGTCAGCGCTTCGCTGACAAAACTGTTCTGACGATTGCCCACAG GCTGAACACCATCCTGGACTCCGACCGTGTGCTGGTGATGCAGGCTGGGAGAGTGGCAGAGCTGGATTCACCCGCCCGCCTAAGCCAGAAAGATGGCTCCTTgttccagcacctcctgcacagcaggcagcagtga